In Mongoliitalea daihaiensis, one DNA window encodes the following:
- a CDS encoding winged-helix domain-containing protein gives MSVKTLYNPAGLEKPELIESFVVRTKIFEKIFSDIKSSDMKYPEKHYLIQGQRGMGKTTLLLRLKYEIENSGELNNWLLPVFFGEESYDLTTLSRLWEKLLDYLDDALDTNGEHFEHTEAFIDFEDYEKKCFDYLIEVLQKNQKKLIIFFDNFGQLFLDNLKDKEKRRLREILMHCSEIRIIGASAIVLQDLHDYSEPFYEFFQIVRLEGLTKEETFHLIEKLQEKSKQKINLKKAKGKIDTLAILTGGVIRTLMMVYQVLLEDQDGSALNDLETILDQITPLYKSRIEELPVQQRRIVDVIAKNWDAISAKDIATQIREDGKRIQTKLVSAHLAQLEKNNVIEKKQTNTKNHLYQVRERFFNIWYLMRNGNRRDRKKVKWLTKFLEMWYDDEESINSFIERHISHLKSGKYHPKSALLLAEALVDSEKIDVFKLDVLIKETSGILSEEQKSQLPDIERRKFSLAKRYYDQGDLEGGIDVLERIPKRSHYQRILLTYFYLEKKDLKNALKEFESISEISIGDLKVVKFLSAELKKPDVLEKILNNSPKISKGKSFLTVAEAYLRLNKKDLAEVNFKKAIAENEEEAFLKLADFYEDVKNFEKAEFVLKAGLKSDAVSVYDLLDFYLLRLPTGKEDIQSAGELLLSLPESDLDYFFYKSLILLIELGSSVEEPDYQVKAREFQIFLERACTRFNEEKVYDEREEFITYNLLTSYLQFSLDKKKARNLMNLVLEREKVPNQLLVKFSFLMTWERKFKEAIELIENQLHLDEVFKDSYLIDQLNTTILLLLAKDQYHLVFGIFSKFNEFKEVLKPTYYALMTLLKEEYPNELVKMGDELTQPVNDILYTIKEMKLKYE, from the coding sequence ATGAGCGTAAAAACATTATATAATCCAGCTGGTCTAGAGAAGCCAGAACTGATCGAATCCTTCGTGGTAAGGACTAAGATTTTTGAGAAGATTTTTTCAGATATCAAGTCAAGTGATATGAAATATCCAGAAAAACATTATTTGATCCAGGGACAAAGAGGTATGGGAAAAACAACACTTTTACTTCGTCTGAAATATGAGATTGAAAATTCTGGAGAATTAAATAATTGGCTGCTTCCTGTATTTTTTGGAGAAGAATCCTACGACTTGACTACTTTATCAAGGTTGTGGGAAAAGCTGTTAGATTATCTAGATGATGCACTTGACACGAATGGTGAGCATTTTGAACATACTGAAGCCTTCATTGATTTTGAAGATTACGAAAAAAAATGCTTTGATTACCTGATCGAAGTTCTACAAAAAAATCAAAAGAAGCTAATTATATTCTTTGACAATTTTGGACAACTTTTTTTAGACAATCTCAAGGACAAGGAAAAAAGGAGGCTTCGAGAGATCTTAATGCATTGCAGTGAGATAAGGATTATTGGAGCTTCTGCCATTGTCTTGCAGGATTTACATGACTATTCTGAACCATTTTATGAGTTTTTTCAAATAGTAAGACTAGAGGGCTTGACAAAAGAAGAAACATTTCATTTGATTGAAAAGCTTCAAGAAAAAAGTAAGCAAAAAATAAACTTAAAAAAGGCAAAAGGTAAAATCGATACACTCGCAATTCTCACTGGTGGAGTAATTAGAACCCTAATGATGGTGTATCAAGTGTTATTGGAAGATCAAGATGGCTCTGCCTTGAATGATTTAGAGACTATTCTGGATCAAATCACGCCACTGTATAAAAGTAGGATTGAAGAATTACCTGTTCAGCAAAGAAGGATTGTTGATGTTATTGCAAAAAATTGGGATGCCATAAGCGCAAAAGATATTGCAACTCAAATCCGGGAAGATGGTAAAAGAATCCAGACTAAACTAGTATCAGCACACTTGGCTCAATTGGAAAAAAACAACGTTATCGAAAAAAAGCAAACCAATACCAAAAACCATCTTTATCAAGTTAGGGAGCGGTTTTTCAATATTTGGTACTTAATGCGAAATGGAAACCGGAGAGACAGAAAGAAAGTCAAATGGCTAACTAAGTTTCTGGAAATGTGGTATGATGACGAGGAAAGTATAAATTCATTTATTGAAAGACATATTTCCCACCTAAAGTCAGGTAAATATCACCCTAAGTCTGCATTATTGTTAGCAGAAGCATTAGTTGATTCAGAAAAAATAGATGTATTTAAATTGGATGTATTGATTAAAGAGACATCTGGTATTCTTTCTGAAGAGCAAAAGTCACAGTTACCTGATATAGAAAGAAGGAAATTTTCTCTAGCAAAGAGATATTATGATCAAGGTGATTTAGAGGGAGGGATTGATGTTTTAGAAAGGATTCCAAAAAGAAGTCATTACCAAAGAATACTCTTGACTTATTTTTATTTGGAAAAGAAAGATTTAAAGAATGCATTAAAAGAATTTGAATCTATTTCAGAAATCTCAATAGGGGATCTTAAAGTTGTAAAGTTTCTTAGTGCTGAATTAAAAAAGCCTGATGTTTTAGAAAAGATTCTTAATAATTCTCCTAAAATTAGTAAGGGGAAATCATTTCTAACTGTTGCGGAAGCATATTTAAGATTAAACAAAAAGGATTTAGCCGAGGTGAATTTTAAAAAAGCAATAGCTGAGAATGAGGAAGAAGCATTCTTAAAATTAGCTGATTTTTATGAAGACGTAAAGAATTTTGAGAAGGCAGAATTTGTTTTAAAAGCAGGGTTGAAAAGTGATGCAGTTTCAGTTTATGATTTATTAGATTTTTATTTATTAAGGCTTCCCACAGGAAAGGAGGATATTCAATCTGCTGGTGAACTATTGTTAAGCCTTCCTGAAAGTGATTTAGATTATTTTTTTTATAAATCCTTGATCTTATTAATAGAATTAGGCTCTAGTGTCGAAGAGCCTGATTATCAAGTGAAAGCCAGAGAGTTTCAAATTTTTCTTGAGAGAGCATGTACGAGGTTTAATGAAGAAAAAGTATATGATGAAAGAGAAGAATTTATTACTTACAACCTCCTCACATCTTATTTACAATTTTCTTTAGACAAGAAAAAGGCTAGAAATTTAATGAATTTAGTTTTGGAAAGGGAGAAAGTTCCAAATCAGTTGTTGGTAAAATTTAGCTTTCTTATGACATGGGAAAGGAAGTTTAAAGAAGCGATTGAGTTAATAGAAAATCAATTGCACTTAGATGAGGTATTCAAAGATAGTTATCTAATTGATCAACTTAATACTACGATACTTTTGCTTTTAGCAAAGGATCAGTATCACCTAGTTTTTGGGATCTTTTCAAAATTCAATGAATTTAAAGAGGTTCTGAAGCCGACCTATTATGCATTGATGACACTGTTAAAAGAAGAATACCCAAATGAACTAGTTAAAATGGGTGATGAACTTACGCAGCCCGTTAATGACATCTTATATACTATCAAAGAAATGAAATTGAAATATGAATAA